A section of the Portunus trituberculatus isolate SZX2019 chromosome 20, ASM1759143v1, whole genome shotgun sequence genome encodes:
- the LOC123506453 gene encoding BTB/POZ domain-containing protein 9-like isoform X7, translated as MSNIHLGLPYPGGVVDHSSNLANDIGVLYLNDEYSDVTLQVNGQAFHAHKVILAARSQYFRALLFGGLRESHQAVVEIKDTNLTAFKVLLRYIYTGWVSLGSEKEETVLEILGLAHQYGFEDLEAAICDYLKDALCIPNVCVIYDMATLYSLCNLKAVCEDFMDKNALPILNHESFYSLSPSALKAIISRDSFCAPEVHIFQGVYEWVERSTDLSTEQTQEILSQIRLPLISLSDLLNVVRPTGLISPDQILDAIKAKNESRDMDLQYRGYLMPGENVAVQSKGAQVLQGEMRANLLDGNVSTYDMDRGFTRHPIDDNNGQGILVKLGMQCIINHMRMMLWDKDQRRGYSYYIEVSMDQKDWVRVVDHTRYHCRSWQYLYFPARVVRYIRIVGTNNTVNRVFHVVAFEAYYSKQEVELHKGLIIPRENVALVTKSALVLEGVSRSRNNLLNGDIHHYDWDSGYTCHQLGSGSICVQLGQAYWLSSCKLLLWDCDDRSYSYYIEASVNNRDWELIVDKTREACRSWQTLTFAPRAIVYFKIVGTFNTANEVFHCVHFEAPAQVGSENRPRVKGFDHAVAPVRPHPSGGSIEDGRGSPASVEAVVMDSNLVALEAGPVRERLGSTARSDHSEESRMREEGAVGRVRDEGAVGRVEEGSVGRVREDVGVGARRREERDVRTRAREENRAGRRGEDTSAGERVKEQCPRPQTPLPEVVVVPEPKARHPRHHCLQDDSDDDEEEESKDK; from the exons atgtCCAACATCCACCTGGGGCTGCCATACCCTGGGGGAGTTGTTGACCACTCCAGTAACCTGGCCAATGACATTGGCGTGCTGTACCTCAACGATGAGTACAGTGATGTCACCTTGCAGGTCAACGGTCAGGCTTTCCATGCACATAAGGTCATCTTGGCTGCTCGCAGTCAGTACTTCAG AGCCTTGTTGTTTGGAGGTCTTCGGGAGAGTCACCAGGCTGTGGTGGAGATAAAGGACACTAATCTGACTGCCTTTAAGGTTCTTCTGAGGTACATCTACACTGGCTGGGTCAGTCTAGGCTCGGAAAAG GAGGAGACAGTTCTGGAGATACTTGGCCTTGCTCACCAATATGGCTTTGAGGATCTGGAAGCTGCCATCTGTGACTACCTGAAGGATGCTCTGTGTATCCCCAACGTGTGTGTCATCTACGATATGGcaacactttattctctctgCAACCTCAAGGCTGTGTGTGAGGACTTCATGGATAAGAATGCACTCCCTATCCTCAACCATGAGTCCTTCTACTCCCTTTCTCCT TCAGCCCTGAAGGCCATCATCAGTCGTGACTCCTTCTGTGCCCCTGAGGTCCACATCTTCCAGGGTGTGTATGAGTGGGTGGAGCGTAGCACAGATCTCTCCACTGAGCAGACCCAGGAAATACTCTCACAGATCAGGCTGCCCCTCATCAGCCTCTCG GACCTCCTTAATGTTGTCAGACCTACAGGCCTCATCTCCCCTGACCAGATCCTTGATGCCATCAAGGCCAAGAATGAGTCGAGGGACATGGACCTTCAGTACCGTGGCTACCTCA TGCCTGGGGAGAATGTAGCAGTGCAGAGCAAGGGAGCACAAGTACTTCAAGGGGAGATGCGGGCCAATCTCCTGGATGGCAATGTCTCCACCTACGACATGGACCGAGGCTTCACCCGGCATCCCATTGACGACAACAATGGGCAGGGAATCCTGGTGAAGCTTGGCATGCAGTGCATCATCAACCACATGAGGATGATGCTGTGGGACAAAGACCAACG TAGGGGTTACTCCTATTACATCGAAGTGTCCATGGACCAGAAAGACTGGGTGAGGGTTGTGGACCACACACGATATCACTGTCGGTCGTGGCAGTACCTCTACTTCCCAGCGCGTGTGGTGCGGTACATCCGCATCGTGGGGACCAACAACACTGTCAACAGGGTGTTCCATGTGGTGGCCTTTGAGGCGTACTACTCCAAGCAGGAAGTGGAGCTGCACAAGGGACTCATAA TTCCACGGGAGAATGTGGCGCTGGTGACCAAAAGTGCACTGGTGCTGGAGGGAGTGAGTCGTTCGCGCAACAACCTTCTCAATGGGGACATCCATCACTATGACTGGGACTCTGGCTACACATGTCACCAGCTAGGCTCTGGCTCCATCTGTGTGCAGCTGGGGCAGGCCTACTGGCTTTCCTCCTGCAA GTTGTTGCTTTGGGACTGTGATGACCGTTCCTACAGTTACTACATCGAGGCCTCTGTGAACAACAGAGACTGGGAGCTCATAGTGGACAAGACACGAGAGGCATGTCGGTCCTGGCAGACTCTCACCTTTGCCCCCAGAGCAATTGTTTACTTTAAGATAGTAGGAACGTTCAACACGGCTAATGAG GTTTTCCACTGCGTCCACTTTGAGGCACCAGCACAAGTCGGGTCAGAAAACCGGCCCCGTGTGAAAGGCTTTGACCATGCTGTTGCCCCTGTGCGGCCCCATCCCTCCGGCGGCAGCATCGAGGATGGAAGAGGCTCCCCTGCAAGTGTTGAGGCTGTGGTGATGGACTCCAACCTTGTTGCTCTGGAGGCAGGACCTGTAAGAGAGAGACTAGGTAGCACTGCTAGATCTGACCACTCGGAGGAAAgcaggatgagggaggagggagcagTAGGGAGAGTAAGGGATGAAGGAGCTGTAGGGAGAGTCGAGGAGGGAAGTgtagggagggtgagagaagaTGTGGGTGTTGGGgccagaagaagagaggagagggatgtgAGGACAAGGGCACGGGAGGAAAATCGtgcagggaggaggggggaggacaCAAGTGCTggggagagagtaaaagaacagTGTCCGCGACCACAGACACCACTGCCCGAAGTGGTCGTGGTTCCCGAGCCCAAAGCAAGGCACCCACGACACCACTGTCTACAAGATGactctgatgatgatgaggaagaagaaagcaaagacaaGTAA
- the LOC123506453 gene encoding BTB/POZ domain-containing protein 9-like isoform X2, with product MSNIHLGLPYPGGVVDHSSNLANDIGVLYLNDEYSDVTLQVNGQAFHAHKVILAARSQYFRALLFGGLRESHQAVVEIKDTNLTAFKVLLRYIYTGWVSLGSEKEETVLEILGLAHQYGFEDLEAAICDYLKDALCIPNVCVIYDMATLYSLCNLKAVCEDFMDKNALPILNHESFYSLSPSALKAIISRDSFCAPEVHIFQGVYEWVERSTDLSTEQTQEILSQIRLPLISLSPLGPRRRRENTPVLTLWGSSAQLGQFGPGQGFFIDLLNVVRPTGLISPDQILDAIKAKNESRDMDLQYRGYLMPGENVAVQSKGAQVLQGEMRANLLDGNVSTYDMDRGFTRHPIDDNNGQGILVKLGMQCIINHMRMMLWDKDQRGYSYYIEVSMDQKDWVRVVDHTRYHCRSWQYLYFPARVVRYIRIVGTNNTVNRVFHVVAFEAYYSKQEVELHKGLIIPRENVALVTKSALVLEGVSRSRNNLLNGDIHHYDWDSGYTCHQLGSGSICVQLGQAYWLSSCKLLLWDCDDRSYSYYIEASVNNRDWELIVDKTREACRSWQTLTFAPRAIVYFKIVGTFNTANEVPVFHCVHFEAPAQVGSENRPRVKGFDHAVAPVRPHPSGGSIEDGRGSPASVEAVVMDSNLVALEAGPVRERLGSTARSDHSEESRMREEGAVGRVRDEGAVGRVEEGSVGRVREDVGVGARRREERDVRTRAREENRAGRRGEDTSAGERVKEQCPRPQTPLPEVVVVPEPKARHPRHHCLQDDSDDDEEEESKDK from the exons atgtCCAACATCCACCTGGGGCTGCCATACCCTGGGGGAGTTGTTGACCACTCCAGTAACCTGGCCAATGACATTGGCGTGCTGTACCTCAACGATGAGTACAGTGATGTCACCTTGCAGGTCAACGGTCAGGCTTTCCATGCACATAAGGTCATCTTGGCTGCTCGCAGTCAGTACTTCAG AGCCTTGTTGTTTGGAGGTCTTCGGGAGAGTCACCAGGCTGTGGTGGAGATAAAGGACACTAATCTGACTGCCTTTAAGGTTCTTCTGAGGTACATCTACACTGGCTGGGTCAGTCTAGGCTCGGAAAAG GAGGAGACAGTTCTGGAGATACTTGGCCTTGCTCACCAATATGGCTTTGAGGATCTGGAAGCTGCCATCTGTGACTACCTGAAGGATGCTCTGTGTATCCCCAACGTGTGTGTCATCTACGATATGGcaacactttattctctctgCAACCTCAAGGCTGTGTGTGAGGACTTCATGGATAAGAATGCACTCCCTATCCTCAACCATGAGTCCTTCTACTCCCTTTCTCCT TCAGCCCTGAAGGCCATCATCAGTCGTGACTCCTTCTGTGCCCCTGAGGTCCACATCTTCCAGGGTGTGTATGAGTGGGTGGAGCGTAGCACAGATCTCTCCACTGAGCAGACCCAGGAAATACTCTCACAGATCAGGCTGCCCCTCATCAGCCTCTCG CCCCTTGGCCCtcgacgaagaagagaaaatactcCAGTCCTCACTTTATGGGGATCATCTGCACAGCTTGGACAGTTTGGTCCAGGACAAGGCTTCTTTATA GACCTCCTTAATGTTGTCAGACCTACAGGCCTCATCTCCCCTGACCAGATCCTTGATGCCATCAAGGCCAAGAATGAGTCGAGGGACATGGACCTTCAGTACCGTGGCTACCTCA TGCCTGGGGAGAATGTAGCAGTGCAGAGCAAGGGAGCACAAGTACTTCAAGGGGAGATGCGGGCCAATCTCCTGGATGGCAATGTCTCCACCTACGACATGGACCGAGGCTTCACCCGGCATCCCATTGACGACAACAATGGGCAGGGAATCCTGGTGAAGCTTGGCATGCAGTGCATCATCAACCACATGAGGATGATGCTGTGGGACAAAGACCAACG GGGTTACTCCTATTACATCGAAGTGTCCATGGACCAGAAAGACTGGGTGAGGGTTGTGGACCACACACGATATCACTGTCGGTCGTGGCAGTACCTCTACTTCCCAGCGCGTGTGGTGCGGTACATCCGCATCGTGGGGACCAACAACACTGTCAACAGGGTGTTCCATGTGGTGGCCTTTGAGGCGTACTACTCCAAGCAGGAAGTGGAGCTGCACAAGGGACTCATAA TTCCACGGGAGAATGTGGCGCTGGTGACCAAAAGTGCACTGGTGCTGGAGGGAGTGAGTCGTTCGCGCAACAACCTTCTCAATGGGGACATCCATCACTATGACTGGGACTCTGGCTACACATGTCACCAGCTAGGCTCTGGCTCCATCTGTGTGCAGCTGGGGCAGGCCTACTGGCTTTCCTCCTGCAA GTTGTTGCTTTGGGACTGTGATGACCGTTCCTACAGTTACTACATCGAGGCCTCTGTGAACAACAGAGACTGGGAGCTCATAGTGGACAAGACACGAGAGGCATGTCGGTCCTGGCAGACTCTCACCTTTGCCCCCAGAGCAATTGTTTACTTTAAGATAGTAGGAACGTTCAACACGGCTAATGAGGTACCT GTTTTCCACTGCGTCCACTTTGAGGCACCAGCACAAGTCGGGTCAGAAAACCGGCCCCGTGTGAAAGGCTTTGACCATGCTGTTGCCCCTGTGCGGCCCCATCCCTCCGGCGGCAGCATCGAGGATGGAAGAGGCTCCCCTGCAAGTGTTGAGGCTGTGGTGATGGACTCCAACCTTGTTGCTCTGGAGGCAGGACCTGTAAGAGAGAGACTAGGTAGCACTGCTAGATCTGACCACTCGGAGGAAAgcaggatgagggaggagggagcagTAGGGAGAGTAAGGGATGAAGGAGCTGTAGGGAGAGTCGAGGAGGGAAGTgtagggagggtgagagaagaTGTGGGTGTTGGGgccagaagaagagaggagagggatgtgAGGACAAGGGCACGGGAGGAAAATCGtgcagggaggaggggggaggacaCAAGTGCTggggagagagtaaaagaacagTGTCCGCGACCACAGACACCACTGCCCGAAGTGGTCGTGGTTCCCGAGCCCAAAGCAAGGCACCCACGACACCACTGTCTACAAGATGactctgatgatgatgaggaagaagaaagcaaagacaaGTAA
- the LOC123506453 gene encoding BTB/POZ domain-containing protein 9-like isoform X5: MSNIHLGLPYPGGVVDHSSNLANDIGVLYLNDEYSDVTLQVNGQAFHAHKVILAARSQYFRALLFGGLRESHQAVVEIKDTNLTAFKVLLRYIYTGWVSLGSEKEETVLEILGLAHQYGFEDLEAAICDYLKDALCIPNVCVIYDMATLYSLCNLKAVCEDFMDKNALPILNHESFYSLSPSALKAIISRDSFCAPEVHIFQGVYEWVERSTDLSTEQTQEILSQIRLPLISLSDLLNVVRPTGLISPDQILDAIKAKNESRDMDLQYRGYLMPGENVAVQSKGAQVLQGEMRANLLDGNVSTYDMDRGFTRHPIDDNNGQGILVKLGMQCIINHMRMMLWDKDQRRGYSYYIEVSMDQKDWVRVVDHTRYHCRSWQYLYFPARVVRYIRIVGTNNTVNRVFHVVAFEAYYSKQEVELHKGLIIPRENVALVTKSALVLEGVSRSRNNLLNGDIHHYDWDSGYTCHQLGSGSICVQLGQAYWLSSCKLLLWDCDDRSYSYYIEASVNNRDWELIVDKTREACRSWQTLTFAPRAIVYFKIVGTFNTANEVPVFHCVHFEAPAQVGSENRPRVKGFDHAVAPVRPHPSGGSIEDGRGSPASVEAVVMDSNLVALEAGPVRERLGSTARSDHSEESRMREEGAVGRVRDEGAVGRVEEGSVGRVREDVGVGARRREERDVRTRAREENRAGRRGEDTSAGERVKEQCPRPQTPLPEVVVVPEPKARHPRHHCLQDDSDDDEEEESKDK, from the exons atgtCCAACATCCACCTGGGGCTGCCATACCCTGGGGGAGTTGTTGACCACTCCAGTAACCTGGCCAATGACATTGGCGTGCTGTACCTCAACGATGAGTACAGTGATGTCACCTTGCAGGTCAACGGTCAGGCTTTCCATGCACATAAGGTCATCTTGGCTGCTCGCAGTCAGTACTTCAG AGCCTTGTTGTTTGGAGGTCTTCGGGAGAGTCACCAGGCTGTGGTGGAGATAAAGGACACTAATCTGACTGCCTTTAAGGTTCTTCTGAGGTACATCTACACTGGCTGGGTCAGTCTAGGCTCGGAAAAG GAGGAGACAGTTCTGGAGATACTTGGCCTTGCTCACCAATATGGCTTTGAGGATCTGGAAGCTGCCATCTGTGACTACCTGAAGGATGCTCTGTGTATCCCCAACGTGTGTGTCATCTACGATATGGcaacactttattctctctgCAACCTCAAGGCTGTGTGTGAGGACTTCATGGATAAGAATGCACTCCCTATCCTCAACCATGAGTCCTTCTACTCCCTTTCTCCT TCAGCCCTGAAGGCCATCATCAGTCGTGACTCCTTCTGTGCCCCTGAGGTCCACATCTTCCAGGGTGTGTATGAGTGGGTGGAGCGTAGCACAGATCTCTCCACTGAGCAGACCCAGGAAATACTCTCACAGATCAGGCTGCCCCTCATCAGCCTCTCG GACCTCCTTAATGTTGTCAGACCTACAGGCCTCATCTCCCCTGACCAGATCCTTGATGCCATCAAGGCCAAGAATGAGTCGAGGGACATGGACCTTCAGTACCGTGGCTACCTCA TGCCTGGGGAGAATGTAGCAGTGCAGAGCAAGGGAGCACAAGTACTTCAAGGGGAGATGCGGGCCAATCTCCTGGATGGCAATGTCTCCACCTACGACATGGACCGAGGCTTCACCCGGCATCCCATTGACGACAACAATGGGCAGGGAATCCTGGTGAAGCTTGGCATGCAGTGCATCATCAACCACATGAGGATGATGCTGTGGGACAAAGACCAACG TAGGGGTTACTCCTATTACATCGAAGTGTCCATGGACCAGAAAGACTGGGTGAGGGTTGTGGACCACACACGATATCACTGTCGGTCGTGGCAGTACCTCTACTTCCCAGCGCGTGTGGTGCGGTACATCCGCATCGTGGGGACCAACAACACTGTCAACAGGGTGTTCCATGTGGTGGCCTTTGAGGCGTACTACTCCAAGCAGGAAGTGGAGCTGCACAAGGGACTCATAA TTCCACGGGAGAATGTGGCGCTGGTGACCAAAAGTGCACTGGTGCTGGAGGGAGTGAGTCGTTCGCGCAACAACCTTCTCAATGGGGACATCCATCACTATGACTGGGACTCTGGCTACACATGTCACCAGCTAGGCTCTGGCTCCATCTGTGTGCAGCTGGGGCAGGCCTACTGGCTTTCCTCCTGCAA GTTGTTGCTTTGGGACTGTGATGACCGTTCCTACAGTTACTACATCGAGGCCTCTGTGAACAACAGAGACTGGGAGCTCATAGTGGACAAGACACGAGAGGCATGTCGGTCCTGGCAGACTCTCACCTTTGCCCCCAGAGCAATTGTTTACTTTAAGATAGTAGGAACGTTCAACACGGCTAATGAGGTACCT GTTTTCCACTGCGTCCACTTTGAGGCACCAGCACAAGTCGGGTCAGAAAACCGGCCCCGTGTGAAAGGCTTTGACCATGCTGTTGCCCCTGTGCGGCCCCATCCCTCCGGCGGCAGCATCGAGGATGGAAGAGGCTCCCCTGCAAGTGTTGAGGCTGTGGTGATGGACTCCAACCTTGTTGCTCTGGAGGCAGGACCTGTAAGAGAGAGACTAGGTAGCACTGCTAGATCTGACCACTCGGAGGAAAgcaggatgagggaggagggagcagTAGGGAGAGTAAGGGATGAAGGAGCTGTAGGGAGAGTCGAGGAGGGAAGTgtagggagggtgagagaagaTGTGGGTGTTGGGgccagaagaagagaggagagggatgtgAGGACAAGGGCACGGGAGGAAAATCGtgcagggaggaggggggaggacaCAAGTGCTggggagagagtaaaagaacagTGTCCGCGACCACAGACACCACTGCCCGAAGTGGTCGTGGTTCCCGAGCCCAAAGCAAGGCACCCACGACACCACTGTCTACAAGATGactctgatgatgatgaggaagaagaaagcaaagacaaGTAA
- the LOC123506453 gene encoding BTB/POZ domain-containing protein 9-like isoform X9 → MATLYSLCNLKAVCEDFMDKNALPILNHESFYSLSPSALKAIISRDSFCAPEVHIFQGVYEWVERSTDLSTEQTQEILSQIRLPLISLSPLGPRRRRENTPVLTLWGSSAQLGQFGPGQGFFIDLLNVVRPTGLISPDQILDAIKAKNESRDMDLQYRGYLMPGENVAVQSKGAQVLQGEMRANLLDGNVSTYDMDRGFTRHPIDDNNGQGILVKLGMQCIINHMRMMLWDKDQRRGYSYYIEVSMDQKDWVRVVDHTRYHCRSWQYLYFPARVVRYIRIVGTNNTVNRVFHVVAFEAYYSKQEVELHKGLIIPRENVALVTKSALVLEGVSRSRNNLLNGDIHHYDWDSGYTCHQLGSGSICVQLGQAYWLSSCKLLLWDCDDRSYSYYIEASVNNRDWELIVDKTREACRSWQTLTFAPRAIVYFKIVGTFNTANEVPVFHCVHFEAPAQVGSENRPRVKGFDHAVAPVRPHPSGGSIEDGRGSPASVEAVVMDSNLVALEAGPVRERLGSTARSDHSEESRMREEGAVGRVRDEGAVGRVEEGSVGRVREDVGVGARRREERDVRTRAREENRAGRRGEDTSAGERVKEQCPRPQTPLPEVVVVPEPKARHPRHHCLQDDSDDDEEEESKDK, encoded by the exons ATGGcaacactttattctctctgCAACCTCAAGGCTGTGTGTGAGGACTTCATGGATAAGAATGCACTCCCTATCCTCAACCATGAGTCCTTCTACTCCCTTTCTCCT TCAGCCCTGAAGGCCATCATCAGTCGTGACTCCTTCTGTGCCCCTGAGGTCCACATCTTCCAGGGTGTGTATGAGTGGGTGGAGCGTAGCACAGATCTCTCCACTGAGCAGACCCAGGAAATACTCTCACAGATCAGGCTGCCCCTCATCAGCCTCTCG CCCCTTGGCCCtcgacgaagaagagaaaatactcCAGTCCTCACTTTATGGGGATCATCTGCACAGCTTGGACAGTTTGGTCCAGGACAAGGCTTCTTTATA GACCTCCTTAATGTTGTCAGACCTACAGGCCTCATCTCCCCTGACCAGATCCTTGATGCCATCAAGGCCAAGAATGAGTCGAGGGACATGGACCTTCAGTACCGTGGCTACCTCA TGCCTGGGGAGAATGTAGCAGTGCAGAGCAAGGGAGCACAAGTACTTCAAGGGGAGATGCGGGCCAATCTCCTGGATGGCAATGTCTCCACCTACGACATGGACCGAGGCTTCACCCGGCATCCCATTGACGACAACAATGGGCAGGGAATCCTGGTGAAGCTTGGCATGCAGTGCATCATCAACCACATGAGGATGATGCTGTGGGACAAAGACCAACG TAGGGGTTACTCCTATTACATCGAAGTGTCCATGGACCAGAAAGACTGGGTGAGGGTTGTGGACCACACACGATATCACTGTCGGTCGTGGCAGTACCTCTACTTCCCAGCGCGTGTGGTGCGGTACATCCGCATCGTGGGGACCAACAACACTGTCAACAGGGTGTTCCATGTGGTGGCCTTTGAGGCGTACTACTCCAAGCAGGAAGTGGAGCTGCACAAGGGACTCATAA TTCCACGGGAGAATGTGGCGCTGGTGACCAAAAGTGCACTGGTGCTGGAGGGAGTGAGTCGTTCGCGCAACAACCTTCTCAATGGGGACATCCATCACTATGACTGGGACTCTGGCTACACATGTCACCAGCTAGGCTCTGGCTCCATCTGTGTGCAGCTGGGGCAGGCCTACTGGCTTTCCTCCTGCAA GTTGTTGCTTTGGGACTGTGATGACCGTTCCTACAGTTACTACATCGAGGCCTCTGTGAACAACAGAGACTGGGAGCTCATAGTGGACAAGACACGAGAGGCATGTCGGTCCTGGCAGACTCTCACCTTTGCCCCCAGAGCAATTGTTTACTTTAAGATAGTAGGAACGTTCAACACGGCTAATGAGGTACCT GTTTTCCACTGCGTCCACTTTGAGGCACCAGCACAAGTCGGGTCAGAAAACCGGCCCCGTGTGAAAGGCTTTGACCATGCTGTTGCCCCTGTGCGGCCCCATCCCTCCGGCGGCAGCATCGAGGATGGAAGAGGCTCCCCTGCAAGTGTTGAGGCTGTGGTGATGGACTCCAACCTTGTTGCTCTGGAGGCAGGACCTGTAAGAGAGAGACTAGGTAGCACTGCTAGATCTGACCACTCGGAGGAAAgcaggatgagggaggagggagcagTAGGGAGAGTAAGGGATGAAGGAGCTGTAGGGAGAGTCGAGGAGGGAAGTgtagggagggtgagagaagaTGTGGGTGTTGGGgccagaagaagagaggagagggatgtgAGGACAAGGGCACGGGAGGAAAATCGtgcagggaggaggggggaggacaCAAGTGCTggggagagagtaaaagaacagTGTCCGCGACCACAGACACCACTGCCCGAAGTGGTCGTGGTTCCCGAGCCCAAAGCAAGGCACCCACGACACCACTGTCTACAAGATGactctgatgatgatgaggaagaagaaagcaaagacaaGTAA
- the LOC123506453 gene encoding BTB/POZ domain-containing protein 9-like isoform X6, translated as MSNIHLGLPYPGGVVDHSSNLANDIGVLYLNDEYSDVTLQVNGQAFHAHKVILAARSQYFRALLFGGLRESHQAVVEIKDTNLTAFKVLLRYIYTGWVSLGSEKEETVLEILGLAHQYGFEDLEAAICDYLKDALCIPNVCVIYDMATLYSLCNLKAVCEDFMDKNALPILNHESFYSLSPSALKAIISRDSFCAPEVHIFQGVYEWVERSTDLSTEQTQEILSQIRLPLISLSDLLNVVRPTGLISPDQILDAIKAKNESRDMDLQYRGYLMPGENVAVQSKGAQVLQGEMRANLLDGNVSTYDMDRGFTRHPIDDNNGQGILVKLGMQCIINHMRMMLWDKDQRGYSYYIEVSMDQKDWVRVVDHTRYHCRSWQYLYFPARVVRYIRIVGTNNTVNRVFHVVAFEAYYSKQEVELHKGLIIPRENVALVTKSALVLEGVSRSRNNLLNGDIHHYDWDSGYTCHQLGSGSICVQLGQAYWLSSCKLLLWDCDDRSYSYYIEASVNNRDWELIVDKTREACRSWQTLTFAPRAIVYFKIVGTFNTANEVPVFHCVHFEAPAQVGSENRPRVKGFDHAVAPVRPHPSGGSIEDGRGSPASVEAVVMDSNLVALEAGPVRERLGSTARSDHSEESRMREEGAVGRVRDEGAVGRVEEGSVGRVREDVGVGARRREERDVRTRAREENRAGRRGEDTSAGERVKEQCPRPQTPLPEVVVVPEPKARHPRHHCLQDDSDDDEEEESKDK; from the exons atgtCCAACATCCACCTGGGGCTGCCATACCCTGGGGGAGTTGTTGACCACTCCAGTAACCTGGCCAATGACATTGGCGTGCTGTACCTCAACGATGAGTACAGTGATGTCACCTTGCAGGTCAACGGTCAGGCTTTCCATGCACATAAGGTCATCTTGGCTGCTCGCAGTCAGTACTTCAG AGCCTTGTTGTTTGGAGGTCTTCGGGAGAGTCACCAGGCTGTGGTGGAGATAAAGGACACTAATCTGACTGCCTTTAAGGTTCTTCTGAGGTACATCTACACTGGCTGGGTCAGTCTAGGCTCGGAAAAG GAGGAGACAGTTCTGGAGATACTTGGCCTTGCTCACCAATATGGCTTTGAGGATCTGGAAGCTGCCATCTGTGACTACCTGAAGGATGCTCTGTGTATCCCCAACGTGTGTGTCATCTACGATATGGcaacactttattctctctgCAACCTCAAGGCTGTGTGTGAGGACTTCATGGATAAGAATGCACTCCCTATCCTCAACCATGAGTCCTTCTACTCCCTTTCTCCT TCAGCCCTGAAGGCCATCATCAGTCGTGACTCCTTCTGTGCCCCTGAGGTCCACATCTTCCAGGGTGTGTATGAGTGGGTGGAGCGTAGCACAGATCTCTCCACTGAGCAGACCCAGGAAATACTCTCACAGATCAGGCTGCCCCTCATCAGCCTCTCG GACCTCCTTAATGTTGTCAGACCTACAGGCCTCATCTCCCCTGACCAGATCCTTGATGCCATCAAGGCCAAGAATGAGTCGAGGGACATGGACCTTCAGTACCGTGGCTACCTCA TGCCTGGGGAGAATGTAGCAGTGCAGAGCAAGGGAGCACAAGTACTTCAAGGGGAGATGCGGGCCAATCTCCTGGATGGCAATGTCTCCACCTACGACATGGACCGAGGCTTCACCCGGCATCCCATTGACGACAACAATGGGCAGGGAATCCTGGTGAAGCTTGGCATGCAGTGCATCATCAACCACATGAGGATGATGCTGTGGGACAAAGACCAACG GGGTTACTCCTATTACATCGAAGTGTCCATGGACCAGAAAGACTGGGTGAGGGTTGTGGACCACACACGATATCACTGTCGGTCGTGGCAGTACCTCTACTTCCCAGCGCGTGTGGTGCGGTACATCCGCATCGTGGGGACCAACAACACTGTCAACAGGGTGTTCCATGTGGTGGCCTTTGAGGCGTACTACTCCAAGCAGGAAGTGGAGCTGCACAAGGGACTCATAA TTCCACGGGAGAATGTGGCGCTGGTGACCAAAAGTGCACTGGTGCTGGAGGGAGTGAGTCGTTCGCGCAACAACCTTCTCAATGGGGACATCCATCACTATGACTGGGACTCTGGCTACACATGTCACCAGCTAGGCTCTGGCTCCATCTGTGTGCAGCTGGGGCAGGCCTACTGGCTTTCCTCCTGCAA GTTGTTGCTTTGGGACTGTGATGACCGTTCCTACAGTTACTACATCGAGGCCTCTGTGAACAACAGAGACTGGGAGCTCATAGTGGACAAGACACGAGAGGCATGTCGGTCCTGGCAGACTCTCACCTTTGCCCCCAGAGCAATTGTTTACTTTAAGATAGTAGGAACGTTCAACACGGCTAATGAGGTACCT GTTTTCCACTGCGTCCACTTTGAGGCACCAGCACAAGTCGGGTCAGAAAACCGGCCCCGTGTGAAAGGCTTTGACCATGCTGTTGCCCCTGTGCGGCCCCATCCCTCCGGCGGCAGCATCGAGGATGGAAGAGGCTCCCCTGCAAGTGTTGAGGCTGTGGTGATGGACTCCAACCTTGTTGCTCTGGAGGCAGGACCTGTAAGAGAGAGACTAGGTAGCACTGCTAGATCTGACCACTCGGAGGAAAgcaggatgagggaggagggagcagTAGGGAGAGTAAGGGATGAAGGAGCTGTAGGGAGAGTCGAGGAGGGAAGTgtagggagggtgagagaagaTGTGGGTGTTGGGgccagaagaagagaggagagggatgtgAGGACAAGGGCACGGGAGGAAAATCGtgcagggaggaggggggaggacaCAAGTGCTggggagagagtaaaagaacagTGTCCGCGACCACAGACACCACTGCCCGAAGTGGTCGTGGTTCCCGAGCCCAAAGCAAGGCACCCACGACACCACTGTCTACAAGATGactctgatgatgatgaggaagaagaaagcaaagacaaGTAA